Proteins from one Nitrosopumilus sp. genomic window:
- a CDS encoding ammonia monooxygenase: protein MQIHYFQISYFIFRINTLDNMAQMPALIPKEVEIQRLKKIWLIVIAMGSTAASVEVDNFVDGSLHQTSIRDSAFTPAHWWLYSHFITLPLGWGAAAIYDRKVPVLRGPNNSMNTGLKMTILGYLATMFTIGVNEMWHFWFVEEIFAVPNHWMFNMGVVVAFMGALAYVVRVYARLVELGAETPGENPYVAEMYKMALEGKLYSRAIP from the coding sequence ATGCAAATCCATTATTTTCAAATCTCTTACTTTATATTCAGAATTAACACGTTAGACAACATGGCACAGATGCCCGCATTAATCCCAAAAGAAGTTGAGATCCAGAGACTAAAGAAAATCTGGCTCATCGTTATTGCTATGGGTTCAACTGCAGCATCAGTCGAAGTAGACAACTTCGTTGATGGTTCTTTACATCAAACCTCTATCAGAGATAGTGCATTTACACCAGCTCACTGGTGGCTATACTCCCACTTCATTACATTACCACTTGGATGGGGAGCAGCAGCAATCTATGATAGAAAAGTACCAGTTCTTAGAGGTCCAAATAACTCAATGAACACAGGTTTAAAGATGACCATTCTTGGTTACCTTGCAACTATGTTTACAATTGGAGTCAATGAGATGTGGCACTTTTGGTTTGTAGAAGAAATCTTTGCAGTTCCAAATCACTGGATGTTTAACATGGGAGTCGTAGTGGCTTTCATGGGTGCACTTGCATACGTAGTCAGAGTATATGCTCGACTTGTAGAATTAGGTGCAGAAACTCCTGGTGAGAACCCATACGTTGCTGAGATGTACAAGATGGCCCTAGAAGGCAAATTGTACAGCAGAGCAATTCCTTAG
- a CDS encoding phenylalanine--tRNA ligase subunit alpha, translating into MSQVFHDIEKKIILALRENPKQSLGTLEKHTQLSPDQVRRGIEWLKLKGLANVDESKSSIISLGKNGIESLQKGLPERRLLDLLKSGPRKLSDLQKELGSVFGTSIGLARKNNWIETSSENISIKNPPLEFPGEKTLNQIGEKKLPKDEIDNNDLSSLLKRPDFIIEDIVKTKEITLTDSGKSIVISNSSGEIDVEAKVPNVFVAKTHPLKDTIDEIREIFVTLGFSEIIGNMTQSSFWNFDALFTPQDHPARELQDTFYLDSISAKKIATPEQIRKVSDSHKKNWRYHWDINEARKMVLRTHTTCVTIKHLAENKLDEARVFSLGRVFRNEKVSYKHLVEFNQIEGVVVGKDANLRNLMGIQREFYKRIGITKIKFWPTFFPYTEPSLQTMVYNERLGKWIELFGMGIFRPEVTKPLGITTPVLAWGGGIERIAMLKYGLDDVREFYNNNLDWLRNVTKCQ; encoded by the coding sequence TTGTCACAAGTTTTTCATGATATTGAAAAAAAAATTATCCTTGCTCTTAGAGAAAACCCAAAACAATCTCTTGGAACTCTAGAAAAACACACACAGCTTTCACCTGATCAAGTTAGACGAGGAATTGAATGGTTGAAATTAAAAGGTTTAGCTAATGTAGATGAATCAAAATCAAGTATTATCAGCTTAGGTAAAAATGGAATTGAATCTCTTCAAAAAGGACTCCCTGAAAGAAGATTACTGGATTTGCTAAAAAGTGGACCTAGAAAACTGTCTGATCTACAAAAAGAACTTGGATCTGTTTTTGGCACTTCAATTGGACTGGCAAGAAAAAATAATTGGATAGAAACATCGTCTGAAAATATTTCAATAAAGAATCCACCATTAGAATTTCCTGGTGAAAAAACGCTCAACCAAATTGGAGAAAAAAAATTACCAAAAGACGAAATTGATAATAATGATCTTTCTTCACTTCTAAAAAGACCTGATTTTATTATTGAAGACATTGTGAAAACCAAAGAAATCACTTTGACTGATTCTGGAAAATCAATAGTAATTTCAAATTCTTCCGGAGAAATAGATGTTGAAGCAAAAGTGCCTAATGTTTTCGTTGCAAAAACTCATCCGCTAAAAGATACTATTGATGAAATTCGTGAAATATTTGTCACATTGGGTTTTTCAGAAATAATTGGTAATATGACTCAATCAAGTTTTTGGAATTTTGATGCTCTGTTTACTCCACAAGATCATCCAGCGAGAGAATTGCAAGATACCTTTTATCTTGATAGTATTTCAGCCAAAAAAATCGCCACACCTGAACAAATTAGAAAAGTTTCTGATTCTCACAAGAAAAATTGGAGATATCATTGGGATATCAATGAGGCAAGAAAAATGGTTTTAAGAACACATACTACTTGTGTCACAATAAAACATTTAGCAGAAAATAAGTTAGATGAGGCTAGAGTTTTTTCTCTAGGACGTGTATTTAGAAATGAAAAAGTAAGTTACAAACATCTTGTAGAATTTAATCAAATCGAGGGAGTTGTTGTTGGGAAAGATGCAAATCTTCGAAATCTAATGGGGATTCAGCGAGAATTTTATAAACGCATTGGAATTACAAAAATTAAATTTTGGCCAACATTTTTTCCATATACAGAACCATCGCTTCAAACAATGGTGTATAATGAAAGATTGGGAAAATGGATTGAATTATTTGGAATGGGGATTTTTAGACCTGAAGTGACTAAACCTCTTGGAATTACTACCCCTGTTTTGGCATGGGGTGGAGGTATTGAAAGAATCGCAATGCTAAAGTATGGTCTAGATGATGTTAGGGAATTTTATAATAATAATCTTGATTGGTTAAGGAATGTTACAAAATGCCAGTAG
- a CDS encoding methane monooxygenase/ammonia monooxygenase subunit B, producing MVEKTIFVFGLAVVLALGTLGFNWVETILPTADAHGVQAQLQSRFIRIEDETFNRQSLQTGETLTVQGTLVSLVERDLRGWLSIFTESTNAGNRWEMLARDPPGNVFDISGNAVVDYSLSAKALEAGVYHVHTQLNIAQVGPGLGPGQTVVVEGEPIIKPIPYTNIAYQSIIIGVGYVITFATRPWQVI from the coding sequence ATGGTCGAAAAAACAATTTTCGTATTTGGACTAGCTGTAGTACTTGCACTAGGAACACTAGGCTTCAACTGGGTTGAAACTATACTTCCAACTGCAGATGCACACGGTGTCCAAGCACAACTCCAGAGTCGTTTCATCAGAATTGAGGATGAAACCTTCAACAGACAATCCCTGCAAACTGGCGAGACCTTGACAGTTCAAGGAACTCTAGTCAGTTTAGTAGAGAGAGACCTAAGAGGATGGCTATCCATTTTCACAGAGTCTACCAACGCAGGTAACAGATGGGAGATGTTGGCAAGAGATCCACCAGGAAACGTCTTTGACATTTCAGGTAATGCTGTCGTCGATTACTCACTATCAGCCAAAGCACTTGAAGCAGGTGTTTATCACGTACACACCCAACTCAACATAGCACAAGTTGGTCCAGGACTTGGTCCAGGTCAAACAGTAGTTGTTGAAGGAGAACCAATTATCAAACCAATCCCATATACTAACATCGCATATCAATCAATCATAATAGGTGTTGGTTATGTTATCACGTTTGCAACACGACCCTGGCAAGTAATCTAA
- a CDS encoding ammonia monooxygenase: protein MVWLRRCTHYLFIVVVAVNSTLLTINAGDYIFYTDWAWTSYTVFSISQTLMLIVGATYYLTFTGVPGTATYYALIMTVYTWIAKGAWFSLGYPYDFIVTPVWLPSAMLLDLVYWATKKNKHSLILFGGVLVGMSLPLFNMVNLITVADPLETAFKYPRPTLPPYMTPIEPQVGKFYNSPVALGAGAGAVLACTFAALGCKLNTWTYRWMAAWSKWD from the coding sequence ATGGTCTGGTTAAGACGATGTACACACTACTTATTCATAGTAGTTGTTGCAGTTAACTCTACACTGTTAACAATTAATGCAGGAGATTACATCTTCTACACTGACTGGGCTTGGACTTCGTATACGGTATTTTCAATATCGCAAACGTTGATGCTTATTGTAGGTGCTACATATTACCTAACATTTACAGGCGTTCCAGGCACAGCAACGTACTACGCTCTAATTATGACAGTATACACATGGATAGCAAAAGGCGCATGGTTTTCGCTAGGATATCCATATGACTTCATTGTAACTCCGGTTTGGTTACCATCAGCAATGCTGTTGGACTTAGTCTACTGGGCAACAAAGAAGAACAAGCACTCCTTGATACTGTTTGGCGGCGTACTGGTAGGAATGTCATTACCATTATTCAATATGGTAAACCTGATAACGGTAGCAGACCCACTAGAAACGGCATTCAAATATCCAAGACCAACATTACCACCATACATGACACCGATAGAACCACAAGTTGGTAAGTTCTATAACAGCCCAGTGGCTTTAGGTGCAGGTGCAGGTGCAGTGTTGGCATGTACGTTTGCAGCGTTAGGTTGTAAACTTAACACTTGGACATACAGATGGATGGCTGCTTGGTCAAAGTGGGACTAA
- a CDS encoding pantetheine-phosphate adenylyltransferase, translated as MSKFLLVAMGGTFDIIHKGHLTLLSNAFGISDKVIIGLTSDELAIKKGKLLTNKYEKRCENLKRLILKEFPNVSFQISKLDNDFGPAVLEKEVEALVVSDETSNQGDILNKLREEKKLPPVKIIIIPMFLAKDGRRISTTRIKNSEIDADGNLLSVDK; from the coding sequence ATGTCAAAATTTCTGCTTGTTGCCATGGGTGGTACATTTGATATTATTCATAAAGGACATCTAACTTTACTTTCAAATGCATTTGGAATCTCTGACAAAGTGATAATTGGTCTAACTAGTGATGAACTTGCTATAAAAAAGGGAAAACTTCTTACCAACAAATATGAAAAACGTTGTGAAAATCTGAAAAGACTTATCTTAAAAGAATTTCCAAATGTTTCATTCCAAATTAGTAAATTAGATAATGATTTTGGCCCTGCAGTTTTAGAGAAAGAAGTTGAAGCATTAGTAGTAAGTGATGAAACAAGTAATCAAGGAGATATTTTAAATAAATTAAGAGAGGAAAAGAAACTCCCACCGGTAAAAATAATTATAATTCCTATGTTTTTGGCAAAAGATGGTAGACGTATATCTACAACTAGAATTAAAAATTCAGAAATAGATGCAGATGGAAACTTACTATCTGTTGACAAGTAG
- a CDS encoding EVE domain-containing protein: MTNYWLAKQEPSGPRGYNFEQLKKEKTTIWDGVHNNLALKHMRGMAAGDLVLFYHTGNERQAVGIMEVTSKPYPNPREDVERFIAVDVKYKKTLKRPVTLYEMKKDKKFKDWELIRISRLSIMPVPKPIWDAILKISQN; this comes from the coding sequence ATGACAAATTATTGGTTGGCAAAACAAGAACCTAGTGGTCCAAGAGGATATAATTTTGAACAACTAAAAAAAGAAAAAACAACAATTTGGGATGGGGTTCACAATAATTTAGCATTAAAACATATGCGAGGAATGGCAGCTGGTGATCTTGTTTTGTTTTATCATACAGGTAATGAAAGACAGGCTGTAGGGATAATGGAAGTTACTTCAAAACCTTACCCTAATCCCAGAGAAGATGTTGAACGCTTCATTGCAGTGGATGTAAAATATAAAAAAACATTGAAACGACCTGTAACCCTTTATGAAATGAAAAAAGATAAAAAATTCAAAGATTGGGAACTGATACGAATTTCAAGATTATCTATAATGCCTGTACCGAAGCCAATATGGGATGCTATTCTAAAGATTTCTCAAAATTAA
- a CDS encoding tryptophan--tRNA ligase: MSVDDFIVTPWHVEGDIDYDKLIKQFGTEKISSELLDRIKRITGDDHYMLRRGIFFSHREFNRILDEYEKGNKFFLYTGRGPSGHTHIGHLVPWMFAKWLQEKFDVNMYFQLTDDEKFYSKPDLTLEETGRFAYENALDFIALGFKPEKTKIIINTKNIQTLYPIAAKVAKKINFSNTKATFGFTNETNIGMIFYTSLQSAPCFIEDKPVLIPLGVDQDPHFRLTRDIAPKIGKTKPALIHNIMIPGLEGPGGKMSASDEKGTVYTTDTPNIVKNKINKYAFSGGQLDVQQHRKFGGNPDVDVSYQYLRIFFEPDDNKLKSVYENYKSGKLLSGELKAILIEKINNFLAIHQKKREEAKNKIDEFLFENK; this comes from the coding sequence ATGTCAGTTGATGACTTTATTGTAACTCCTTGGCATGTGGAAGGAGACATAGATTATGATAAATTAATCAAGCAATTCGGTACTGAGAAGATATCTTCAGAATTATTGGATAGAATCAAAAGAATTACTGGAGATGATCACTATATGCTCAGAAGAGGGATTTTCTTTTCACATAGAGAGTTCAACAGAATTCTTGATGAGTATGAAAAAGGTAACAAATTTTTTCTATATACAGGTAGAGGACCATCAGGTCATACTCACATTGGGCACTTAGTACCATGGATGTTTGCAAAATGGTTACAGGAAAAATTTGATGTGAATATGTATTTTCAGCTTACCGACGATGAAAAGTTTTATTCAAAACCTGACTTGACTTTGGAAGAAACAGGAAGATTTGCGTATGAAAATGCATTAGATTTTATCGCTTTAGGTTTCAAACCAGAAAAAACAAAAATTATTATCAATACAAAAAATATTCAAACTCTCTATCCAATTGCAGCAAAAGTAGCAAAAAAAATTAATTTTTCCAATACAAAAGCTACATTTGGATTTACAAATGAAACAAATATTGGTATGATTTTTTACACATCTTTACAATCTGCACCGTGTTTTATTGAAGATAAACCAGTTTTAATTCCATTAGGAGTTGATCAAGATCCTCACTTTAGGTTAACAAGAGACATAGCACCAAAAATAGGAAAAACAAAACCAGCTCTAATTCACAATATAATGATTCCAGGTTTAGAAGGTCCAGGTGGAAAAATGTCAGCTTCTGATGAAAAAGGTACAGTTTACACAACTGATACACCAAATATTGTGAAAAATAAAATTAACAAATATGCATTTTCAGGAGGGCAGTTAGATGTTCAACAACATAGAAAGTTTGGAGGTAATCCAGATGTTGATGTGTCATATCAATACCTAAGAATATTTTTTGAACCAGATGACAATAAATTAAAATCAGTTTACGAGAATTATAAGTCCGGGAAATTGCTTTCAGGGGAATTAAAAGCAATTCTAATTGAAAAAATTAATAATTTTCTTGCAATTCATCAGAAAAAAAGAGAAGAAGCAAAGAATAAGATAGATGAATTCCTTTTTGAAAATAAATGA
- a CDS encoding 30S ribosomal protein S15, giving the protein MGRLHSHRHGKSHSIRPATLRAPSWITQSPSEVEELVVKYSKDGLTPSQIGIKLRDQHAIPLIKPITKKSMGQILEENDLKAEMPEDLENIVRKAVNLQKHLKSNKGDNRNVRSLELIEAKVHRLSVYYKRIGRISKIWKYKSVVAQLE; this is encoded by the coding sequence ATGGGACGATTACACTCTCACAGACATGGAAAATCACATTCTATTAGACCAGCTACGTTGCGTGCACCTTCTTGGATCACACAAAGTCCTTCAGAAGTTGAAGAATTAGTAGTGAAATATTCTAAAGACGGGTTAACTCCTAGTCAAATTGGAATTAAGCTAAGAGATCAGCATGCTATTCCTCTAATCAAACCAATTACAAAAAAAAGCATGGGTCAAATTTTAGAAGAAAATGATTTGAAAGCAGAGATGCCAGAAGATTTAGAAAATATTGTGAGAAAAGCAGTTAATCTTCAAAAACACCTAAAATCAAACAAAGGAGATAACAGAAACGTTAGATCTTTGGAATTAATCGAAGCTAAAGTTCACAGATTATCCGTATACTACAAAAGGATTGGCAGAATTTCGAAAATCTGGAAATATAAATCAGTGGTTGCTCAATTAGAGTAA
- a CDS encoding thioredoxin family protein, translating into MVLLESQIKLKTGDIAPDFELLGIDDKKHSLNDYHGKKGILIIFMCNHCPYVKAKVDAFNELYEKFGNEIHIIGINSNDSTDYPEDSFDAMKQTAKEKRFGFDYLVDETQEIAKKYGAMCTPDPFLFNSQKKLVFHGRIDNAMKPDDSATEKTMIKNIERLLSGEKIEKDFEPSIGCSIKWKEN; encoded by the coding sequence ATGGTACTTTTAGAATCCCAAATCAAATTAAAAACAGGAGATATTGCGCCAGATTTTGAATTATTAGGAATTGATGACAAAAAACACTCTCTAAATGATTATCATGGAAAGAAAGGAATTTTGATTATCTTCATGTGTAATCATTGCCCATATGTCAAGGCAAAAGTTGATGCATTCAATGAGTTATATGAAAAATTTGGAAATGAGATTCATATCATAGGAATAAACAGTAATGATTCTACTGACTATCCTGAAGACAGTTTTGATGCAATGAAACAGACAGCAAAAGAGAAAAGATTTGGGTTTGATTATCTAGTAGATGAAACTCAAGAAATTGCCAAGAAATATGGTGCAATGTGCACTCCAGATCCATTCTTGTTTAACAGCCAAAAAAAACTAGTTTTTCATGGAAGAATAGATAATGCCATGAAGCCAGATGATTCAGCTACTGAGAAAACAATGATTAAAAATATCGAAAGATTGTTGTCTGGAGAAAAAATTGAAAAAGATTTTGAGCCATCAATCGGATGTTCAATCAAGTGGAAAGAAAATTAA
- a CDS encoding Lrp/AsnC ligand binding domain-containing protein, whose product MATAYVLINCELGSEEAIIKQLKSLDGVKEVHGTFGAYDILAKIESDTVEKLRETITWKIRKIEKIRSTLTLMGIEGQT is encoded by the coding sequence ATGGCAACAGCTTATGTTTTAATAAACTGTGAACTGGGTTCTGAAGAAGCTATTATAAAGCAACTAAAGAGCTTGGACGGTGTTAAGGAAGTTCATGGAACTTTTGGCGCATACGATATTTTGGCCAAAATCGAATCTGATACTGTTGAAAAACTAAGAGAAACAATTACCTGGAAAATCAGGAAAATTGAAAAGATTCGTTCAACCCTGACCCTAATGGGTATTGAAGGCCAAACATAA
- a CDS encoding DNA adenine methylase, with protein MKQQFSPQLSKIIPKPFVKWAGGKRQLIPILNKNLPKTFGTYYEPFLGGGALLFHMLTERNRQKCSISDLNSDLVLSYITIRDRIDDLITSLRNHEKNYQKDSKSYYYFVRESNPRSEIEKTSRLLFLNRTCFNGLYRVNSKGKFNVPLGKYSNPNILNKDNLYSVSNILQSSRISIQCCDFEAVLRDVKKGDLVYFDPPYHPISDTSNFTSYTNKDFTYDDLNRLADLCMKLDSKGCKVLLSNSNSNEVVDMFSTKPWTIAKIRANRSINSNSKKRTGHFELLIKNY; from the coding sequence GTGAAGCAGCAATTTTCTCCACAACTATCAAAAATAATTCCCAAACCATTTGTAAAATGGGCTGGTGGAAAACGTCAACTAATCCCAATTTTAAATAAGAATTTACCTAAAACTTTTGGTACTTATTATGAACCATTTCTTGGAGGCGGCGCATTACTATTTCATATGTTAACTGAACGTAATAGGCAAAAATGTAGTATCTCTGATCTTAACTCTGATCTTGTATTATCATATATTACTATCCGAGACAGAATAGATGATCTGATCACATCTCTCAGAAACCATGAAAAGAATTACCAAAAAGATTCAAAATCATACTACTATTTTGTTAGAGAAAGCAATCCTAGAAGTGAAATTGAAAAAACATCTAGATTGCTCTTTTTGAATAGAACATGTTTCAATGGTTTATACCGTGTAAATAGCAAGGGAAAATTCAATGTCCCACTAGGTAAATATTCTAATCCAAACATTCTCAATAAGGATAATCTCTACTCTGTAAGTAATATTTTACAATCCAGTAGAATCTCTATTCAATGTTGTGATTTTGAGGCAGTCCTAAGAGATGTCAAGAAAGGTGATCTTGTATACTTTGATCCTCCTTATCACCCAATCAGTGACACTTCAAACTTTACCAGTTACACAAACAAGGATTTCACATATGATGATCTTAACAGACTTGCAGATCTTTGTATGAAATTAGATTCTAAAGGCTGTAAGGTTCTTCTGTCGAATTCTAATTCTAACGAAGTTGTAGATATGTTCTCTACAAAACCTTGGACTATAGCCAAAATTAGAGCAAATCGATCAATCAATTCAAACTCTAAAAAGAGAACTGGTCACTTTGAATTGTTAATTAAAAATTATTAG
- the pheT gene encoding phenylalanine--tRNA ligase subunit beta — protein sequence MPVVELSYTRLQKLVGKVTKKQISDSLPFLGLDIESEDKDLVRIEYSPNRPDYSTDFGIALGLQGLLDIKTGAVKLKIKKSNKYQISVKSGVSKIRPFLTGIIAKNGNIDNKILEQLIQMQEDLHMGIGRKRTKSSIGIHDLDKISFPLMYTTTHRNTKFIPLKSTKENTISEILEQTDVGRNYGYILDNSSSVPIITDSNNIIISLPPIINAAITTVTTKTKNLFVEVTGINKDDAEDMLSVVATILESAGFALESVKISGTKNSSPKLDPKKISVSTSLINQILGLNLNTSKILSSLKKSRLDAISNGNKIICTIPAYRFDIFGPMDLVEEVALGYGIQNLEPTLIPSQTIGQINPVSLQLKSLNQIMIGLGYLEALNSSLTSKRVLYDMTNRNSTKILSVLDSKSQEHTILRDSILPGLLENLSRNIHESYPQKLFETGVVFTIDNPISEKINFSSICAHKDANFTEIKSILQSALKIGFGISIETKTFSHPTFEAGHCASVISNGKPIGMIGKIDSKIVENYKIRIPVIGFEISLSESIL from the coding sequence ATGCCAGTAGTTGAACTATCATACACGCGACTTCAAAAATTAGTTGGCAAGGTAACAAAAAAGCAAATTTCTGATTCATTACCTTTTCTGGGATTAGATATTGAATCTGAAGACAAAGACCTTGTCAGAATTGAATATAGTCCAAACAGACCTGATTATTCTACTGATTTTGGAATTGCACTTGGTTTGCAAGGATTACTAGATATAAAAACTGGTGCAGTTAAACTAAAAATCAAAAAATCAAACAAGTACCAAATATCTGTAAAATCTGGAGTATCAAAAATTCGCCCTTTTCTTACTGGAATTATTGCAAAAAATGGTAATATTGACAACAAAATTCTTGAACAGCTCATACAAATGCAAGAGGATCTACATATGGGAATTGGTAGAAAACGTACAAAATCTTCAATTGGCATTCATGATCTTGATAAAATCTCATTTCCACTAATGTACACAACAACTCACAGAAATACTAAATTCATTCCTCTCAAATCTACTAAAGAAAATACTATTTCTGAAATACTCGAACAAACTGATGTAGGTAGAAATTATGGATATATTTTAGATAATTCTTCAAGTGTACCCATAATTACTGATTCTAATAATATCATAATATCCCTACCTCCAATCATCAATGCGGCAATCACAACTGTTACAACAAAAACAAAAAATCTCTTTGTTGAGGTAACTGGAATTAATAAAGATGATGCTGAAGATATGCTTTCAGTAGTTGCAACCATTCTAGAAAGTGCCGGGTTTGCTTTGGAATCGGTTAAAATATCTGGCACAAAAAATTCATCACCTAAACTAGATCCAAAGAAAATATCTGTAAGTACTTCATTAATTAATCAAATTCTTGGTTTGAATCTCAACACTTCAAAAATTCTTTCATCACTAAAAAAATCTAGACTAGATGCAATCTCTAATGGGAATAAAATTATTTGTACAATTCCTGCATATCGATTCGATATTTTTGGACCTATGGATTTGGTAGAAGAAGTTGCTTTAGGATATGGAATTCAGAATCTTGAGCCTACTTTGATTCCTTCTCAAACAATTGGCCAAATAAATCCAGTTTCTCTTCAACTAAAATCACTAAATCAAATTATGATAGGACTTGGATATCTTGAAGCCCTAAATTCAAGCTTGACCAGTAAACGTGTTTTGTATGATATGACTAACAGAAATTCAACTAAAATCCTTTCTGTACTTGATTCAAAAAGTCAAGAACATACCATTTTACGTGATTCAATTCTTCCTGGATTATTAGAAAATCTTTCAAGAAACATTCATGAATCATATCCTCAAAAACTTTTTGAAACTGGTGTTGTTTTTACTATTGATAATCCAATATCTGAAAAAATTAATTTTTCTAGTATTTGTGCCCATAAAGATGCAAATTTCACTGAAATTAAGTCCATACTGCAATCTGCATTAAAAATTGGCTTTGGCATTTCAATTGAAACAAAAACCTTTTCTCATCCAACATTTGAAGCAGGACATTGTGCAAGTGTGATTTCAAACGGTAAACCAATTGGGATGATTGGAAAAATTGATTCCAAGATTGTTGAAAATTACAAAATTCGTATACCTGTTATAGGTTTTGAAATATCTCTGTCAGAATCAATTCTTTAA
- a CDS encoding B12-binding domain-containing protein produces the protein MGKGYSTEEIRRKLISSLDGHSDGMSGVEISERIGVNRITMAKYLKVFAAEGLLRQKNIGNITLWFLESGQESFNFPDDYFKVVSRYIECLVKGTEDQVYSLIRNCLYSGGAINRLILEVILPSIDHVKNLFDEGKIGTAEQNLLETTISKSLQIFNQIQIVSDPKKNVVVIAADMYSKLHSEAASAAYHSDGWKVSHLGDMSSAINVLFDLDFQKLIGKIWKKKPGILLVVIFSQTSEGLNFFADSINPIKKKSGKYMKLILCGKTSKKAKILSDLSSEKIGDVLQWSQTVFQNTK, from the coding sequence ATGGGTAAAGGCTATTCAACTGAGGAGATTAGAAGAAAACTGATCTCGTCTTTGGATGGTCATAGTGATGGAATGTCTGGTGTTGAAATTTCAGAGAGAATAGGTGTTAATAGAATCACCATGGCAAAATATCTCAAAGTTTTTGCAGCTGAAGGATTACTGCGACAAAAAAATATTGGAAATATCACATTGTGGTTTTTAGAATCAGGACAGGAATCCTTCAATTTCCCTGATGATTACTTCAAAGTAGTATCTAGATATATTGAATGTTTGGTAAAAGGTACTGAAGATCAAGTTTATTCTTTAATACGTAATTGTCTCTACTCTGGGGGAGCGATAAATCGTTTGATATTGGAAGTAATTTTACCTTCTATCGATCATGTTAAAAATTTGTTTGATGAGGGTAAAATTGGAACTGCAGAACAAAATTTACTTGAAACCACTATCTCCAAATCCCTTCAAATCTTTAATCAGATTCAGATAGTTTCTGATCCAAAAAAGAATGTAGTTGTAATTGCAGCTGACATGTACAGTAAATTACATTCTGAAGCAGCATCTGCTGCATATCATTCTGATGGTTGGAAGGTTTCTCATTTGGGTGATATGTCATCTGCAATTAATGTCTTGTTTGATCTCGATTTTCAAAAACTGATTGGAAAAATATGGAAAAAAAAACCTGGAATACTACTTGTAGTTATATTTTCACAAACTAGTGAAGGTCTAAACTTTTTTGCAGACTCTATAAATCCTATCAAAAAAAAATCTGGCAAGTATATGAAATTAATCCTTTGTGGAAAAACATCCAAAAAAGCCAAAATCCTCTCTGATTTATCATCTGAGAAAATTGGAGATGTTTTACAATGGTCTCAAACAGTTTTTCAAAATACAAAATAA